One stretch of Lemur catta isolate mLemCat1 chromosome 2, mLemCat1.pri, whole genome shotgun sequence DNA includes these proteins:
- the HEBP2 gene encoding heme-binding protein 2 → MAEVLQPDPGAAEGAQAQAVETPGWQAPEDAGPQPGNYEIRHYGPAKWVSTSVESMDWDSAIQTGFTKLNSYIQGKNEKEMKIKMTAPVTSYVEPGSGPFSESTITISLYIPSEQQSDPPRPSESDVFIEDRAGMTVFVRSFDGFSSAQKNQEQLLTLASILREDGKVFDEKVYYTAGYNSPFKLLNRNNEVWLIQKNEPSKENE, encoded by the exons ATGGCCGAGGTGCTCCAGCCAGACCCGGGGGCGGCCGAGGGCGCGCAGGCCCAGGCCGTGGAGACGCCGGGCTGGCAGGCCCCGGAGGACGCGGGCCCCCAG CCGGGAAATTACGAGATCCGACACTATGGACCAGCCAAGTGGGTCAGCACTTCCGTTGAGTCTATGGACTGGGATTCCGCCATCCAGACTGGGTTTACAAAGCTGAACAGCTACATCCAAGGCAAAAACGAGAAAG agatgaaaataaagatgacagCTCCAGTGACAAGCTATGTGGAACCCGGTTCAGGTCCTTTTAGCGAGTCTACCATTACCATTTCCCTGTATATCCCCTCTGAGCAGCAATCTGATCCGCCCAGGCCTTCAGAGTCAGATGTCTTCATTGAAGACAGAGCCGGAATGACTGTGTTTGTACG GTCTTTCGATGGATTCTCTAGTGCCCAAAAGAATCAAGAACAACTTTTGACGTTAGCAAGCATCTTGAGGGAAGATGGAAAAGTTTTTGATGAAAAGGTTTACTACACAGCAGGCTACAACAGCCCTTTCAAGTTGCTTAATAGAAATAATGAAGTGTGGTTGATTCAGAAAAATGAACCCTCCAAAGAGAAtgagtga